In the genome of Gemmatimonadales bacterium, the window TCCAGTCGATCCCGGCGAGGACCGGCAGGGTGCCGTTCGACTCGATGGCGATCTCGAACTGTCGGGCGTGGAGTGCATCCACCAATGCGTCGTCGAGCTGGAGCGTCGGTTCGCCGCCGGTGCAAACGACGTAGCGACCTGCCGCGCGGTCGTCACTCGGCCAGGTTGCGGCGATGGCGTCGGCGAGCGCGGCAGCCGTGGCGAACTTGCCGCCGCCGGGTCCATCGGTCCCCACAAAGTCGGTGTCGCAGAACTGGCAGACTGCGGCGCGACGATCGCTCTCGCGTCCGCTCCAGAGATTGCAGCCGGCGAACCGGCAGAAGACGGCGGCGCGCCCCGCCTGGCGACCCTCACCCTGCAGCGTGTAGTAAATCTCCTTCACGGCGTATGCCATTCAGCGCCCCATGCCCTGATACGGAGCCGGGTCGGCGAGGCCCAGGCGCGCAAAGGCGTCGAGCCGAAGGATGCAGGCGTCGCAGTGACCGCACGCGTGCCCCGACGGATCGGGATCGTAGCAACTGCGGGTCATCCCGAAATCGACGCCGAGTTTGCGGCCGAGTTCGACGATCTCCGGTTTGGTGAGACGGAGCAGCGGCGCGCGAATCGTCATGTCGGTGAGGCGCGATCCGAGCCGGGCCGTGGCCTGGAACGCGGCGATGAACGGCGGGCGGCAATCGGGATACCCGGAGTAGTCGAGTGCATTGACCCCGATGTAGATGTCGTGAGCCCCGATCACTTCCGCGTGCGCCAGTGCGAATGAGAGAAAGATGGTATTCCGCGCCGGGACGTAGGTGATCGGCACTCCCATCCCGATCTCATCGGACGTGCGGTCCTTCGGGACGTCGAGGTCGGCGGTGAGCGCGGAGCCGCCAAATGCTCGCAGGTCGATATCGACGATGCGGTGCTCGGTGGCGCCCGTCGCGGCGGCAAGTGCCGCGGCGGCGGTGAGCTCCACGGCGTGCCGTTGCCCGTAGCGGAAGGAGAGGGCGTGTATCTCGAAATTCGCGGCGCGCGCGACCGCGAGGCAGGTCGCCGAGTCCATGCCGCCGGAGAGGAGGACGATCGCCTTCGCGCGCTGGCCGGTCATCCGCCAAACTTAGTCCGCCTTGGGCGACGTCAATCCGGCTCGGGCGAGATGGCGTGCCTCCTTGGCACCGGCGATCCGGAGGACCCGGAAGGTTCGGCCGAGGATCCGGTTGTAGTCCTCGAAGAACCGCCCGATATCCTCGATCTGCTCCCGGCCGAGGTCGGTGATCGTCTCGACTTCGCAGAACCGCCGCGACTGTGCTGCGACGGCAATCAGCCGGTCATTGCGCTCGTGCTTGCCGCGCTCCTTCTGCTTCCCTTCGACCACGCCCGCCAACCGCGACCAGACCGCACACCCCGGAAAGGGTGGCGAGTCGGCGAGGAGCATCACGTCGAGCGGGTCGCCATCCTCGCCCCGGGTCGACGGGATGAATCCGAACGAGTAAGGGAAGGCGAATCCCTCGGGAAGGAAGTGGGCAACCTCGAAGGTGCCGATCTCAGGTTCATATCGATACTTGGCGAACGACCCGGCCGGCGTCTCGATGATCACCCGCCAGAGCTTTTTCTTGCGATCGTATCCCGGCAGGCGCTCGGGGTTCATGGCGCAGCTCATTGATGAGGAGATCCCGCGCGGCCGGCATCATCACCGTGACCCGGCCCCACTGAATTGTGACGCGGGATTTGTCGTTGCTGGCACGCCTCCGACTGACCGACCCCGTCGCACCGAGCGGCGAACGGCATGCAGCACTGATCGTCTCAGATTTCCGCGAACGCCTGCGGC includes:
- a CDS encoding inorganic diphosphatase, with product MSCAMNPERLPGYDRKKKLWRVIIETPAGSFAKYRYEPEIGTFEVAHFLPEGFAFPYSFGFIPSTRGEDGDPLDVMLLADSPPFPGCAVWSRLAGVVEGKQKERGKHERNDRLIAVAAQSRRFCEVETITDLGREQIEDIGRFFEDYNRILGRTFRVLRIAGAKEARHLARAGLTSPKAD
- the queE gene encoding 7-carboxy-7-deazaguanine synthase; the encoded protein is MAYAVKEIYYTLQGEGRQAGRAAVFCRFAGCNLWSGRESDRRAAVCQFCDTDFVGTDGPGGGKFATAAALADAIAATWPSDDRAAGRYVVCTGGEPTLQLDDALVDALHARQFEIAIESNGTLPVLAGIDWICISPKAGTTLAQTTGDELKLVFPQDAARPEAFEELDFRHFLLQPMDGPDRDANTRAATAYCLAHPRWALSLQTHKFLGLP
- the queC gene encoding 7-cyano-7-deazaguanine synthase QueC, giving the protein MTGQRAKAIVLLSGGMDSATCLAVARAANFEIHALSFRYGQRHAVELTAAAALAAATGATEHRIVDIDLRAFGGSALTADLDVPKDRTSDEIGMGVPITYVPARNTIFLSFALAHAEVIGAHDIYIGVNALDYSGYPDCRPPFIAAFQATARLGSRLTDMTIRAPLLRLTKPEIVELGRKLGVDFGMTRSCYDPDPSGHACGHCDACILRLDAFARLGLADPAPYQGMGR